One Peromyscus leucopus breed LL Stock chromosome 2, UCI_PerLeu_2.1, whole genome shotgun sequence DNA window includes the following coding sequences:
- the LOC114684029 gene encoding transmembrane protein 60-like: MRMSLAQRVLLIWLFTLLFLIMLVLKLDEKAPWNWFLIFIPVWIFDTILLIMLIVKMDGQCKSGCDPRHGSHNIKKKTWYLIAMLLKSAFCLALCAKVEQFTTMNLSCVFIPIWALLTGALTELEYNVFFVRD; the protein is encoded by the coding sequence atgagaatgtccttGGCTCAGAGAGTACTCCTCATCTGGCTTTTCACATTACTCTTCCTGATCATGTTGGTGTTGAAACTGGATGAGAAGGCACCTTGGAACTGGTTCCTTATATTTATTCCAGTCTGGATATTTGACACTATCCTTCTCATCATGCTGATTGTGAAGATGGATGGACAGTGTAAATCTGGCTGTGACCCCCGACATGGATCAcacaacattaaaaagaaaacctggtACCTCATTGCAATGTTACTTAAGTCAGCCTTCTGCCTTGCACTGTGTGCTAAAGTGGAACAGTTTACTACCATGAACCTGTCCTGTGTCTTCATTCCCATATGGGCCTTACTGACTGGCGCTTTAACAGAACTGGAATATAATGTCTTTTTTGTGAGAGACTGA